One genomic segment of Suricata suricatta isolate VVHF042 chromosome 16, meerkat_22Aug2017_6uvM2_HiC, whole genome shotgun sequence includes these proteins:
- the LOC115279912 gene encoding putative zinc finger and SCAN domain-containing protein 5D: MATDQMFAGDHEEGHGALAGGQGGREMWHVSFRAFSSSGGLDPAGDLRRLRELCRRWLRPDLHTKEQILDMLVMEQFMISMPQELQVLVKESGVQSCKDLQDLLRSNQTPKKWIIVTIQGQECLVRSSDVLKADKKPQSSEASVRTDGGKTLRERPSIKNVHADTDTPSAHGSDKVSTPRGKRRDCQKTQRSPKRRKQEGTSISQDMATQLDKGEISGQPAASTPDRPVGDQAVGGTPNVCGLCKKEFRYKSQFSIHWRTHSGERPFKCNTCSGRFMQTSDLRVHQRIHTGEKPYCCEICLKTFTHDSTLRSHKRIHTNEQPYTCQECGKAFSHKGNLNVHRRTHTGAKPYTCSECNYAFRQLGSFKRHQKLHAKVTSQ; this comes from the exons ATGGCCACGGACCAGATGTTTGCAGGGGACCACGAGGAAGGCCACGGGGCCCTGGCTGGAGGGCAGGGCGGCCGTGAGATGTGGCACGTGAGCTTCCGGGCGTTCTCCAGCTCGGGGGGGCTGGACCCCGCGGGGGACCTCAGGAGACTCCGTGAGCTCTGCCGGCGGTGGCTGCGGCCGGACCTGCACACCAAGGAGCAGATTCTGGACATGCTGGTGATGGAGCAGTTCATGATCTCCATGCCGCAGGAGCTCCAGGTCTTGGTCAAGGAAAGCGGCGTGCAGAGCTGCAAGGACCTGCAGGACCTGCTGAGAAGCAACCAGACCCCCAAGAAATGG ATCATAGTTACCATACAAGGACAGGAATGTCTTGTGCGAAGTTCAGATGTCCTGAAGGCGGACAAGAAGCCCCAGTCCTCTGAGG CTTCAGTGAGGACAGACGGTGGAAAGACTCTCCGAGAAAGACCCTCTATTAAAAATGTGCATGCCGACACAGACACACCTTCCGCGCACGGGTCAGACAAAGTCTCCACTCCGCgagggaagagaagagattgCCAGAAGACTCAGAGAAGtcccaaaaggagaaaacaggaaggcaCCTCCATTTCCCAAGACATGGCCACCCAGCTGGACAAAGGAGAAATCTCAGGGCAGCCTGCTGCGTCAACACCAGATCGTCCTGTTGGGGACCAAGCCGTGGGAGGGACACCGAATGTATGTGGCCTGTGTAAGAAAGAGTTTCGTTACAAATCTCAGTTTTCCATCCACTGGAGGACGCACTCGGGAGAGAGACCCTTCAAATGCAACACCTGTTCTGGGCGTTTCATGCAGACTTCGGACCTCCGAGTTCACCAGAGAATCCACACCGGCGAGAAGCCATACTGTTGCGAAATCTGCCTCAAGACGTTCACACACGACTCCACCCTGCGGAGCCACAAGAGGATCCACACCAACGAGCAGCCCTACACGTGCCAAGAGTGTGGGAAAGCTTTCAGCCACAAGGGGAACCTCAACGTTCACCGGCGCACCCACACTGGGGCGAAGCCCTACACGTGCAGCGAGTGTAACTATGCCTTCCGTCAGCTAGGAAGTTTTAAACGCCACCAAAAATTACATGCAAAAGTGACTTCCCAATGA